From one Mesomycoplasma ovipneumoniae genomic stretch:
- the recO gene encoding DNA repair protein RecO, which translates to MAEKIIKGIVVERFNFRDFDLIVKLVTNFGILKMVALGVRRPTSKNIYILNPGCFGEFEIFLAKNPNKLSKLKKGECLVRLDLTNENIYKFWKVIYQFTDENNYDSKIFSIFQSAFSKINEENVDAIIVYVIINWIKINGWIGNLTSCKVCKTNKRLVNFDFYGGMECVYHRTLKPFFRFNVKELEILYWANFSLDEYLEKINFDHVYSIFEILKMFLKKNSYIIF; encoded by the coding sequence ATGGCTGAAAAAATCATTAAAGGGATAGTTGTCGAAAGATTTAACTTTAGAGACTTTGATTTAATAGTTAAATTAGTAACAAATTTTGGGATTCTTAAAATGGTCGCCCTCGGCGTACGTCGTCCAACTAGCAAAAATATTTATATATTAAATCCCGGCTGCTTTGGTGAGTTTGAGATTTTTTTGGCCAAAAATCCTAATAAATTATCTAAACTAAAAAAAGGTGAATGCCTTGTTCGCTTGGATTTAACTAATGAAAATATTTATAAGTTTTGAAAAGTAATTTATCAATTTACTGATGAAAATAACTATGATTCTAAAATTTTCAGTATTTTTCAAAGTGCCTTTTCCAAAATAAACGAAGAAAATGTAGACGCAATAATAGTATATGTAATTATCAACTGAATTAAAATTAACGGTTGAATTGGCAATTTAACTAGTTGTAAAGTTTGCAAAACCAATAAAAGGCTTGTAAATTTTGATTTTTATGGCGGAATGGAATGCGTTTATCATCGCACTTTAAAACCTTTTTTTAGATTTAATGTCAAGGAATTGGAAATTTTGTATTGAGCCAATTTTTCGCTTGATGAATATTTAGAAAAAATCAATTTTGACCATGTTTATTCTATTTTTGAAATTTTAAAGATGTTTTTAAAAAAAAATTCATATATTATTTTTTAA
- a CDS encoding DDE-type integrase/transposase/recombinase — protein MKQYKFTIEDKFRYIKIAESKGLKNAILHFAEEFREIYKSKSKSKKADKEWMLHIYANNLIRNWQKKFYNNDMKSLISVRGKIKSPRKPKKKYTINDLSENDREVYQEIMENVLRRYGIDPAIVLEELKKRKQEQEKDKGKIENCTRICSVFNINRTSIYEKIRVKKPPKKMIYDEKLLEWIRENFNLNRKVKGRDVLYNIYINQGNYVSTYVFQKHYEFLGLKSLAYKKQGKPAPKEKKFTRIWTEDHIKGDFSSENFGEKWFADIKFIKINNEWFYLHSIIETKSNYLLNFSVSKTRFSEETINLVKETIKKYNIKPKFFHSDHGVEYANYKFANFLKQNNIQQSMSPKGYALANRPIEYFYAVFQRELLNIEGENFENVPTAYQKISSFIDWYNYERPQSCLSYKTPSYYMR, from the coding sequence ATGAAACAATACAAATTCACAATTGAAGACAAATTTAGATACATAAAAATTGCCGAATCTAAAGGGTTAAAAAACGCAATTTTGCATTTTGCTGAAGAATTTAGAGAAATTTACAAAAGCAAATCGAAAAGCAAAAAAGCGGATAAAGAATGAATGCTGCATATATATGCTAATAATTTGATAAGAAATTGGCAAAAAAAGTTTTATAATAATGATATGAAAAGTTTGATAAGTGTTCGCGGGAAAATCAAATCACCGCGCAAACCAAAGAAGAAATATACAATTAACGATCTTTCTGAAAATGATCGTGAAGTTTATCAAGAAATAATGGAGAATGTTCTTAGAAGATACGGGATTGACCCCGCAATTGTTCTTGAGGAGCTTAAAAAGCGAAAACAAGAACAAGAAAAAGATAAAGGTAAAATCGAAAATTGCACTAGAATTTGTAGTGTTTTTAACATTAATCGCACTTCGATTTATGAAAAGATAAGGGTGAAAAAACCACCAAAGAAAATGATTTATGATGAAAAGTTACTTGAGTGAATTCGTGAAAATTTCAATTTAAATCGAAAAGTTAAAGGGCGCGACGTTCTATATAATATTTACATAAATCAGGGAAATTATGTAAGCACGTACGTGTTTCAAAAACATTACGAATTTTTAGGATTAAAATCTCTAGCTTATAAAAAGCAAGGAAAACCAGCACCAAAAGAGAAAAAGTTTACGCGAATTTGGACTGAAGATCATATAAAAGGTGACTTTTCCTCAGAAAATTTTGGCGAAAAATGGTTTGCTGATATTAAATTTATCAAAATTAACAACGAATGATTTTACCTACACTCAATTATTGAAACAAAATCCAATTACCTGCTAAATTTTTCAGTTTCTAAAACAAGATTTTCAGAAGAAACTATAAACTTAGTAAAAGAAACAATTAAAAAGTATAATATTAAACCAAAATTTTTCCATTCAGATCATGGTGTGGAATATGCAAACTACAAATTTGCTAATTTTTTAAAACAAAACAATATCCAACAATCAATGTCCCCAAAAGGTTATGCCCTTGCAAACCGGCCTATTGAATATTTTTATGCAGTTTTTCAGCGAGAATTGCTTAATATTGAGGGCGAAAATTTTGAAAATGTGCCTACCGCTTATCAAAAAATAAGTTCATTTATTGATTGGTATAACTATGAAAGGCCTCAAAGTTGCTTATCATATAAAACTCCAAGTTATTATATGAGGTAA
- a CDS encoding MAG2960 family serine endopeptidase lipoprotein, giving the protein MKKLSKLIFSNLFFGSLSIILFSACNVNSDKLDSKKQISPKIHAKIENQHQTSLDDVDWKNINFEYDSEKYNLQKLSLNKNFEQNSLRVNVLLVDTKKQLSIPKEFVFTSFLKAKDKKPEPNLDKIQNPIKEEEPKKVEEKPNPQPNFSKTKIEKILKPPSSDKPKITRIIKPQEKPKSQIINNFSPKINNVPTNNSPINNVNLSQFQTVNYNTKIYNPLFEATPKLKYTNKIYSESQNPEYFKDDHYFGKDFLLNHSVLQIIQNTPKYQTGVHNLYTFLYNGENNQPINFLDPNDPNRNKRFWELAKNVGHYGDFGRNNDEKLMFYNRGISYNGMAEQVYLPKFSEVESSGALSNSENLTEIVKKNPFGFLPSNLSQLFYYMKIDEIGKIFKIHNLKKVSANFDDKKGEISILFESGEGKKQIWKSNQVNSNLKKDIDYEKFIYDRSFSLGIYGFKYYQDQFFGNRYGTEAFKEYGTAWVLDRITNNDANSDSYELLVGTNIHVWNMPQIFDKSMYFFDLDNQNEKSKKWNAGFVNQNYEFVSEEDAKKGNKLKPFFTAARSDHLISGNKYENTYQKIKEYPVFDAYESYLSAPYYTPRYKVEGIMGHDVDVGLKYLDNYNEATRVGTTKNGGSDFVILRLKIKKTDLEHVLPELKKAIDSGTEKDWHIGLGQNEKFSPIKTQFYGGYPVATSDNENGDWEKGVNFKSNKSTGGIINTRSRVINDSLFHGLWVPYNDAENKDWNAKHEKWKNYQKPFLANLKHGMLKKVLNQHSNLYTKVNSENKLDALGPGSSGSMAIDSGFNLIGINYSYSTDSENNTFSNAISLMEGQSTYLDGFNGNIREDFKKKLQKDGLYTVKINPKS; this is encoded by the coding sequence ATGAAAAAGCTTAGTAAACTTATTTTTTCTAATCTGTTTTTTGGGTCATTATCAATAATTTTATTTTCAGCATGCAATGTAAACAGCGATAAATTGGACTCAAAAAAACAAATTAGTCCTAAAATTCATGCAAAAATTGAAAACCAGCACCAAACCAGTCTTGATGATGTTGATTGGAAAAACATTAATTTTGAATATGACAGCGAAAAATACAATTTGCAAAAATTGAGTTTAAATAAAAATTTTGAGCAAAATTCGTTAAGAGTTAATGTTTTGCTCGTTGATACTAAAAAGCAACTTTCAATACCAAAAGAGTTTGTTTTTACTTCGTTTTTAAAAGCAAAAGACAAAAAACCAGAACCAAATTTAGATAAAATTCAAAATCCAATTAAAGAAGAAGAGCCAAAAAAAGTTGAAGAAAAACCTAATCCACAACCTAATTTTTCTAAAACTAAAATAGAAAAAATTTTAAAACCGCCTAGCTCTGATAAACCTAAAATTACCAGAATTATTAAGCCCCAAGAAAAACCAAAATCACAAATTATAAATAATTTTAGCCCGAAAATCAATAATGTTCCGACTAATAATTCCCCTATTAATAATGTAAATTTAAGTCAATTTCAAACTGTAAATTACAATACAAAAATTTATAATCCACTTTTTGAAGCAACTCCAAAGTTAAAATACACAAATAAAATTTACAGTGAATCACAAAATCCTGAATATTTTAAAGATGATCATTATTTTGGCAAAGATTTTTTACTAAATCATTCAGTGTTGCAAATTATTCAAAATACACCAAAATATCAAACTGGAGTGCATAATTTATACACTTTTTTGTACAATGGCGAAAATAATCAGCCAATTAATTTTCTTGATCCAAATGACCCAAATAGAAATAAAAGATTCTGAGAATTAGCAAAAAATGTTGGTCATTACGGCGATTTTGGTAGAAACAACGATGAAAAATTAATGTTTTATAACCGTGGTATTTCCTATAATGGAATGGCTGAACAAGTATATCTTCCAAAGTTTTCTGAAGTTGAATCTTCTGGGGCACTAAGTAATTCTGAAAATTTGACAGAAATTGTAAAGAAAAATCCTTTTGGTTTTTTACCTTCTAATTTAAGTCAGTTATTTTATTACATGAAAATCGATGAAATTGGCAAAATTTTTAAAATTCATAATTTAAAAAAAGTTAGCGCCAATTTCGATGACAAAAAAGGTGAAATTAGTATTTTGTTTGAAAGCGGTGAAGGAAAAAAACAAATTTGAAAATCAAATCAGGTTAATTCTAATTTAAAAAAAGATATTGACTATGAAAAGTTCATTTATGATCGCTCATTTAGTCTTGGAATTTATGGATTTAAATATTATCAAGATCAATTTTTTGGAAATAGATACGGCACTGAAGCTTTTAAAGAATACGGCACCGCCTGAGTTTTAGATAGAATAACAAATAATGACGCTAATTCTGATAGTTATGAACTTTTAGTTGGAACAAACATTCATGTTTGGAATATGCCACAAATTTTTGACAAAAGCATGTATTTTTTTGACCTAGATAACCAAAATGAAAAATCAAAAAAGTGAAATGCTGGCTTTGTTAACCAAAACTATGAATTTGTTTCTGAAGAAGATGCAAAAAAAGGCAATAAATTAAAGCCTTTTTTTACCGCAGCGCGTTCAGACCATTTAATTTCAGGCAATAAATACGAAAATACATACCAGAAAATTAAAGAATACCCAGTTTTTGATGCTTATGAGAGCTATTTAAGTGCTCCATATTACACTCCACGCTATAAGGTTGAGGGAATAATGGGCCATGATGTCGATGTGGGTCTTAAATATTTAGATAATTATAATGAAGCCACCCGAGTTGGAACAACCAAAAACGGCGGTTCAGACTTTGTTATTTTAAGACTGAAAATTAAAAAAACTGATTTAGAGCATGTTTTACCTGAATTAAAAAAAGCGATTGACTCTGGTACTGAGAAAGACTGACATATTGGTCTAGGTCAAAATGAAAAATTTAGTCCGATAAAAACACAATTTTATGGCGGATATCCAGTTGCAACTAGCGATAATGAAAATGGTGATTGAGAAAAAGGTGTAAATTTTAAGTCTAATAAATCAACAGGCGGAATAATCAACACCCGATCACGTGTAATTAATGATAGTCTTTTTCATGGTCTTTGAGTTCCTTATAATGATGCCGAAAATAAAGACTGAAATGCTAAACATGAAAAGTGAAAAAACTACCAAAAACCATTTCTTGCCAATTTAAAACACGGAATGCTAAAAAAGGTTTTAAATCAGCATTCAAATTTATATACAAAAGTAAATTCTGAAAATAAATTAGACGCACTTGGGCCTGGATCTTCGGGATCGATGGCTATTGATTCAGGTTTTAATTTAATTGGTATAAATTATTCGTATTCGACTGACTCAGAAAACAACACTTTTTCAAATGCAATTTCATTAATGGAGGGTCAATCTACTTATCTTGATGGATTTAACGGCAATATTCGCGAGGATTTTAAGAAAAAATTACAAAAAGACGGCTTATATACAGTTAAAATTAATCCAAAATCCTAA
- the msrB gene encoding peptide-methionine (R)-S-oxide reductase MsrB yields the protein MENNKKKLDHLNELQYKVTQENFTEPPFDNLYNDNYEEGVYVDIIDGTPLFLSSTKYNSGSGWPSFWKPLNEDSVVEVLDFSHSMTRVEVRSKNADSHLGHVFNDGPKEQGGRRYCINSAALKFIPKNELKNNNLEHLLKYFD from the coding sequence ATGGAAAATAACAAGAAAAAACTTGATCATTTGAACGAATTACAATACAAAGTTACACAAGAAAATTTTACAGAACCACCTTTTGATAATCTTTATAACGATAATTACGAAGAAGGTGTTTATGTTGATATTATCGACGGAACTCCGCTTTTTTTGTCTTCAACTAAATATAATTCAGGATCCGGTTGACCATCCTTTTGAAAACCTTTAAACGAGGACTCAGTTGTTGAAGTTCTTGATTTTAGCCACTCAATGACTAGAGTTGAAGTTCGCTCAAAAAATGCTGATTCCCATTTAGGGCACGTTTTTAATGATGGACCTAAAGAACAAGGAGGAAGACGTTACTGTATTAATTCAGCTGCCCTTAAATTTATTCCTAAAAATGAATTAAAAAATAATAATCTAGAGCACCTTTTAAAATACTTTGACTAA